A window of Deinococcus sp. HSC-46F16 contains these coding sequences:
- a CDS encoding diguanylate cyclase, which produces MAHTLDGRLATVLTALGRVPGDDVLAQLPGLLAGIGPDAAQVVLPGAGGVPLRCRDEVVRELRLPPDAPLGSWLLFAAGVGALLEVGAGRARAERLHRLTEQLAGQGEDLGLVGRLLRGVVAEFGLRGAQGLRDRHGTLHPEARWRMGDPGPLPDWSAGERSALRRGQPLVRPEGLLLPLAGRWRPRLAMWFTAPPGRAWSPHDLDLLGAMAHAAGLEFERVQLTRHMAALLRLQENLLALGAEAAYQPLLEEALRIIPGAETGSLLVREGDVFRYRAAIVHDMTELRDVTFTLGDVRDRWYGLGADAWAAGVPRVLVQPGQGVHGTGYTRAGVWVDHLLPSVHGIAANVGVPVPYRGEVYAFLNIDALHDPQAFSGDSVEVARTFALHAAALLRETAQRARIEEAARTDVLTGLPNRRAFTESLARQVATARRHGQPLSLLVLDVSNFKTINDGLGHAAGDEALVQIGAAVAGVLRAGDEVFRWGGDEFAVLLPHTAAAEAEVVAGRIHAALHARRVGGLPLHVTVGVAGTLPGEDPDGEALLRRADAAMYRAKREEKGLSRPP; this is translated from the coding sequence TTGGCGCACACTCTGGACGGACGACTGGCGACGGTGCTCACCGCTCTGGGGCGGGTGCCGGGCGACGACGTGTTGGCCCAGTTGCCGGGATTGCTGGCCGGGATCGGGCCGGATGCGGCGCAGGTCGTGCTGCCGGGGGCGGGGGGCGTGCCGCTGCGCTGCCGGGACGAGGTGGTGCGCGAACTGCGCTTGCCCCCGGACGCTCCCCTGGGGTCGTGGCTGCTGTTCGCCGCCGGAGTGGGAGCGCTGCTGGAGGTGGGGGCCGGTCGGGCGCGGGCCGAGCGGCTGCACCGCCTCACCGAACAGCTTGCCGGGCAGGGCGAGGACCTCGGCCTGGTGGGACGGCTGCTCCGGGGAGTGGTGGCCGAGTTCGGCCTGCGCGGTGCCCAGGGCCTGCGCGACCGCCACGGCACGCTGCACCCCGAGGCCCGCTGGCGGATGGGCGACCCCGGTCCCCTGCCCGACTGGAGCGCTGGGGAGCGCTCGGCCCTGCGCCGGGGCCAGCCTCTCGTCCGGCCAGAGGGCCTGCTGCTGCCCCTCGCCGGGCGCTGGCGGCCCCGGCTGGCGATGTGGTTCACGGCGCCTCCCGGCCGCGCGTGGTCCCCGCACGACCTTGACCTGCTGGGGGCGATGGCGCACGCGGCGGGCCTGGAGTTCGAGCGGGTGCAGCTCACCCGCCACATGGCCGCGCTGCTGCGGCTTCAGGAAAACCTGCTGGCGCTGGGGGCGGAAGCCGCCTACCAGCCCCTGCTCGAAGAGGCGCTGCGGATCATTCCCGGCGCCGAGACAGGCTCGCTGCTCGTGCGCGAGGGCGACGTGTTCCGGTACCGGGCGGCCATCGTTCACGACATGACCGAGCTGCGCGACGTGACCTTTACCCTGGGGGACGTGCGCGACCGCTGGTACGGCCTGGGGGCGGACGCGTGGGCCGCCGGGGTGCCGCGCGTGCTGGTGCAGCCGGGGCAGGGCGTCCACGGCACCGGGTATACCCGCGCGGGTGTGTGGGTCGACCACCTGCTGCCCTCGGTGCATGGGATCGCCGCCAACGTGGGGGTCCCGGTGCCCTACCGGGGCGAGGTCTACGCCTTTCTCAACATCGACGCCCTGCACGACCCGCAGGCCTTCAGCGGGGACTCGGTCGAGGTGGCCCGCACCTTTGCCCTGCACGCCGCGGCGCTGCTGCGCGAAACGGCCCAGCGTGCCCGCATCGAGGAAGCGGCCCGCACCGACGTGTTGACCGGGCTGCCCAACCGCCGCGCTTTTACCGAGTCACTGGCCCGGCAGGTCGCCACCGCCCGGCGCCACGGGCAGCCCCTCTCGCTGCTGGTGCTGGACGTGTCGAACTTCAAGACCATCAACGATGGCCTCGGCCACGCCGCCGGGGACGAGGCACTCGTGCAGATCGGCGCGGCCGTCGCGGGCGTGCTGCGGGCCGGGGACGAGGTCTTCCGCTGGGGCGGCGACGAGTTCGCCGTGCTGCTGCCCCACACCGCCGCCGCCGAGGCCGAGGTGGTCGCCGGGCGCATCCACGCGGCGCTGCACGCCCGGCGGGTGGGGGGCCTGCCCCTGCACGTCACGGTCGGTGTGGCCGGGACCCTGCCCGGCGAGGACCCCGACGGCGAGGCCCTGCTGCGCCGCGCCGACGCCGCCATGTACCGCGCCAAACGCGAGGAAAAGGGGCTGTCCCGTCCACCCTGA
- a CDS encoding DNA repair protein, whose protein sequence is MTRAAKKKDVTEQPAFPKGADMLTQFADLVATAGVASEAPALHADGVDEGRLNAVLSAELRLAHDRWGLGLLHLHHAAELRRAEAGLDIALLVDGAERARVSEGPQTVAATYAVMTAPGADGLSEWGVLEGGHRVTLRPGLGQIKVLVEDARDFETHWTQERGGLWTRTWRQGETLAVEVHRPASPTTALADAAWDVIASIKDRNFQRELMERSNSVGMLGALLGARHRGAGEALALLPEAHFAVSSAVLRVQGTEARSLDRWKAMLREGAEQLDDLQRAGTKRLASVLSGGLR, encoded by the coding sequence ATGACCCGAGCCGCAAAGAAAAAGGACGTGACCGAACAGCCCGCTTTCCCGAAGGGGGCGGACATGCTGACCCAATTCGCCGACCTCGTCGCCACGGCGGGCGTGGCCAGCGAGGCCCCCGCCCTGCACGCCGACGGCGTGGACGAGGGCCGCCTGAACGCCGTGCTGAGCGCCGAACTGCGGCTGGCCCACGACCGCTGGGGGCTGGGCCTGCTGCACCTGCACCACGCGGCCGAGCTGCGCCGCGCCGAGGCGGGGCTGGACATCGCCCTGCTGGTCGACGGGGCCGAACGCGCCCGCGTGAGCGAGGGGCCGCAGACGGTCGCCGCGACCTACGCGGTGATGACGGCGCCTGGCGCCGACGGCCTGAGCGAGTGGGGCGTGCTCGAAGGTGGCCACCGGGTCACCCTGCGCCCCGGCCTGGGCCAGATCAAGGTTCTGGTCGAGGACGCCCGCGACTTCGAGACCCACTGGACCCAGGAGCGCGGCGGCCTGTGGACCCGCACCTGGCGCCAGGGCGAGACATTGGCCGTCGAAGTCCACCGCCCCGCCTCGCCCACGACGGCACTCGCCGACGCCGCCTGGGACGTGATCGCGTCCATCAAGGACCGCAACTTTCAGCGGGAGCTGATGGAGCGCTCCAACAGCGTCGGGATGCTGGGGGCGCTGCTGGGCGCCCGGCACCGCGGCGCAGGCGAGGCGCTCGCGCTGCTGCCCGAAGCGCACTTCGCCGTCAGCTCGGCCGTGCTGCGCGTGCAGGGCACCGAGGCCCGCAGCCTCGACCGCTGGAAGGCCATGCTGCGCGAGGGTGCCGAGCAACTCGACGACCTGCAACGCGCCGGGACCAAACGGCTGGCCTCTGTCCTGAGCGGCGGCCTGCGCTGA
- a CDS encoding diguanylate cyclase domain-containing protein, translated as MSPILPTEEFARLEALSRYAILDDLPAEAFARLATLAAQFFRAPIALINFVAEDSTRCQACVGVDLRVLDRQVSFCSYTVMQPGVLVVPDLRSDDRFVDNPLVTAPGGYRFYAGAPLTTPSGHNIGTLCVLDTVPREEVSSAEREALHNLAALAIDELELRRVATELEREARARDRLVQELRRVTQHSETLLAVFELADLDLLPHELAEHAVALVAGVTDLDWAGLISTGGELEQARTVWQAPGLSPHVQEQLTRPPSREAGPSGETVLFLDHPTSLARARPDLAAAGVCVAAQVPLVTSGDQALSLLAVRTRPLAWAAADRVLLETVGRSVMAGVRRRAALDAAQREATFDALTGLPGRRAFERDLDARVAGGAPFVLVRCAFTDFAALNGALGHVEGDALLARCAEALGSGLTGGDQAYRLDGVHFALLLTAPAEGEREAAERQAREAPARALSAARDAGFELPGVSVGTALWPRDARSARALLHLASQRRQADERRNGSSAG; from the coding sequence ATGTCCCCCATCCTTCCGACAGAGGAGTTCGCGCGGCTGGAGGCGCTGTCCCGGTACGCGATTCTGGATGACCTTCCCGCAGAGGCCTTTGCCCGCCTCGCCACGCTGGCCGCGCAATTTTTCCGGGCACCCATCGCGCTGATCAACTTTGTCGCCGAGGACAGCACCCGGTGTCAGGCCTGCGTGGGCGTTGACCTGCGCGTGCTGGACCGGCAGGTGTCCTTTTGCAGCTATACCGTGATGCAGCCTGGCGTGCTGGTCGTCCCTGACCTGCGCTCCGACGACCGCTTCGTGGACAACCCACTGGTGACGGCTCCGGGGGGGTACCGCTTTTATGCTGGCGCTCCCCTGACGACGCCGTCCGGCCACAATATCGGCACCCTGTGCGTGCTGGACACGGTGCCCCGCGAGGAGGTCAGTTCGGCCGAGCGGGAGGCGCTGCACAACCTCGCGGCCCTGGCTATCGACGAACTCGAACTGCGGCGGGTCGCCACCGAACTGGAACGTGAGGCCCGCGCCCGCGACCGTCTGGTGCAGGAGCTGCGCCGGGTCACCCAGCACAGCGAGACCCTGCTGGCCGTCTTTGAACTCGCCGACCTCGACCTGCTGCCGCACGAGCTGGCCGAGCATGCCGTCGCCCTTGTCGCGGGGGTGACGGACCTCGACTGGGCCGGGCTGATCTCCACCGGGGGGGAACTGGAACAGGCCCGCACGGTCTGGCAGGCGCCGGGGCTGAGTCCGCACGTGCAGGAGCAGTTGACCCGGCCGCCCTCCCGCGAGGCTGGTCCCAGCGGCGAGACTGTGCTGTTTTTGGACCACCCCACCAGCCTCGCCCGCGCACGGCCGGACCTTGCGGCGGCCGGAGTCTGCGTGGCGGCGCAGGTGCCGCTGGTCACGTCCGGCGATCAGGCGCTCTCGCTCCTGGCGGTACGGACCCGCCCGTTGGCCTGGGCCGCTGCCGACCGCGTGCTCCTGGAAACGGTGGGCCGCAGCGTGATGGCGGGCGTGCGCCGCCGCGCCGCCCTGGACGCCGCCCAGCGCGAAGCCACCTTCGACGCCCTGACCGGCTTGCCGGGACGCCGCGCCTTCGAGCGCGATCTCGACGCGCGGGTGGCCGGGGGAGCGCCGTTCGTGCTCGTGCGCTGCGCGTTCACGGACTTTGCCGCCCTCAACGGGGCGCTGGGGCACGTGGAGGGAGACGCCCTGCTGGCGCGGTGTGCCGAGGCACTGGGAAGCGGGTTGACGGGTGGGGACCAGGCCTACCGGCTCGACGGCGTGCATTTCGCCCTGCTGCTGACTGCTCCCGCAGAAGGCGAGCGCGAGGCCGCCGAGCGCCAGGCCCGCGAGGCCCCCGCCCGCGCCCTGAGCGCCGCGCGGGACGCCGGATTCGAGTTGCCCGGCGTCAGCGTGGGCACCGCGCTGTGGCCGCGCGACGCCCGCTCGGCCCGCGCCCTGCTGCACCTCGCCAGCCAGCGCCGCCAGGCCGACGAGCGCCGGAACGGGTCGTCGGCCGGGTAG